A part of Streptomyces sp. NBC_01451 genomic DNA contains:
- a CDS encoding cobalamin B12-binding domain-containing protein, translating into MGAATRILVAKPGLDGHDRGAKIVARTLRDAGFEVVFTGIRQRVDTIVATAVQEDVAVVGLSILSGAHLALTTKVIEALRAAGADDIAVVVGGTIPPADVPRMRAAGAAAVFPTGTPLDVLVAEMRALTGSADTGA; encoded by the coding sequence ATGGGCGCCGCCACCCGGATCCTGGTAGCCAAGCCCGGCCTGGACGGACACGACCGCGGGGCCAAGATCGTCGCGCGGACCCTGCGCGACGCCGGGTTCGAGGTGGTGTTCACCGGCATCCGCCAGCGCGTCGACACCATCGTGGCGACGGCCGTCCAGGAGGACGTGGCCGTGGTCGGGCTCAGCATCCTCTCCGGCGCGCACCTCGCCCTGACCACGAAGGTGATCGAGGCGTTGCGGGCCGCCGGGGCCGACGACATCGCCGTCGTCGTGGGCGGAACCATCCCGCCGGCCGACGTACCCCGGATGCGGGCGGCGGGCGCGGCGGCGGTCTTCCCGACCGGTACACCGCTCGACGTGCTCGTGGCGGAGATGCGGGCGCTCACGGGGAGCGCGGACACCGGTGCGTAG
- a CDS encoding FadD3 family acyl-CoA ligase: MKWETIPRMVLSAADRFGDAEAVVDGELRLTFTELVDRVRTAAGAFATAGIGKGDRVAIWAPNSAEWIVAAFGLLTAGGVLVPVNTRFKADEAHDIVRRSGAKLVLVEEGFLGLDFEAPQGVPVIDLKSGFLASGSPFERAVSADDVSDITFTSGTTGRPKGVLMTHAQTLRLYGEWCDLATLREGDRYLIVNPFFHIFGYKAGLVASLIRGATILPVPVFDVDRVLELVERERVTVLPGPPTLYHSLLAAGDRHDLSSLRVAVTGSADIPVELIRRIVSDLPFRHVMTGYGLTEAGTATASRPGDSFEDIATTVGTPCEGVEVNVADDGEVLIRGYSVMRGYLDDPEATAEAIDADGWLHTGDLGTLDDRGHLRIVGRKKDMFIVGGFNAYPAEIEGFLLEHPAVAQAAVIGVPDERLGQVGKAFVVRGAPVSADELIAWSRKRMAGFKAPRFVEFLEELPLNATGKVMKDQLR, from the coding sequence ATGAAGTGGGAGACCATCCCGCGGATGGTGCTGAGCGCGGCCGACCGCTTCGGTGACGCCGAGGCGGTCGTCGACGGCGAACTCAGGCTCACCTTCACCGAGTTGGTCGACCGGGTCCGAACGGCCGCGGGCGCCTTCGCCACGGCCGGGATCGGGAAGGGCGACCGGGTCGCGATCTGGGCGCCCAACTCCGCCGAGTGGATCGTCGCCGCCTTCGGGCTGCTCACCGCCGGCGGGGTGCTCGTCCCGGTCAACACCCGGTTCAAGGCGGACGAGGCCCACGACATCGTCCGCCGCAGCGGTGCCAAGCTCGTCCTGGTCGAGGAGGGCTTCCTCGGCCTGGACTTCGAGGCACCGCAGGGTGTGCCGGTGATCGACCTCAAGTCGGGCTTCCTGGCGAGCGGTTCGCCGTTCGAGCGGGCGGTGAGCGCCGACGACGTCAGCGACATCACGTTCACCTCGGGAACCACCGGACGGCCCAAGGGCGTCCTGATGACCCACGCCCAGACGCTCCGCCTCTACGGGGAGTGGTGCGACCTCGCCACCCTGCGCGAGGGTGACCGCTATCTGATCGTCAACCCGTTCTTCCACATCTTCGGCTACAAGGCGGGCCTCGTCGCCTCCCTGATCCGGGGCGCGACCATCCTGCCGGTGCCCGTCTTCGACGTGGACCGCGTCCTGGAGCTGGTGGAGCGCGAGAGGGTGACGGTCCTGCCAGGACCGCCCACGCTCTACCACTCGCTCCTTGCGGCGGGGGACCGGCACGACCTGTCCTCCCTGCGGGTGGCGGTGACCGGCTCCGCCGACATCCCCGTCGAGCTGATCCGCCGGATCGTCAGCGACCTGCCCTTCCGGCACGTCATGACGGGGTACGGCCTGACCGAGGCGGGCACGGCCACGGCCTCCCGCCCCGGTGACTCCTTCGAGGACATCGCGACGACGGTCGGCACCCCCTGCGAGGGCGTCGAGGTGAACGTCGCGGACGACGGCGAGGTACTGATCCGCGGGTACAGCGTCATGCGCGGCTACCTGGACGATCCCGAGGCCACCGCCGAGGCGATCGACGCGGACGGCTGGCTGCACACCGGGGACCTCGGCACCCTCGACGACCGGGGACACCTGAGGATCGTCGGCCGCAAGAAGGACATGTTCATCGTGGGCGGCTTCAACGCCTACCCGGCGGAGATCGAGGGCTTCCTCCTCGAACACCCGGCCGTCGCGCAGGCCGCCGTGATCGGCGTACCGGACGAGCGGCTCGGCCAGGTCGGCAAGGCGTTCGTCGTGCGCGGCGCACCCGTCTCGGCGGACGAGCTGATCGCCTGGAGCCGAAAGCGGATGGCCGGGTTCAAGGCGCCCCGGTTCGTGGAGTTCCTCGAAGAGCTGCCGTTGAACGCCACCGGCAAGGTGATGAAGGACCAGCTGAGATGA
- a CDS encoding CaiB/BaiF CoA transferase family protein yields MSPGPTAGPLAGIRVLEVGHMLAGPYATMMLADLGAEVTKIEPPGGDISRQVSDAYFASLNRGKRSVRLDLTTAAGQYRLGELAADAHALLVNLKPSAIHRLGLTYEALRKWNERIVCVALTGFGLATGDEPAFDYVVQAATGVAALTGDPDGPPTLPGYSAADNSTGLTAALGLLAQIVSGRGGQVDVSLRDVMLSQLNYRASAYLNEGTEPRRLPLGAHSYYVPAQLFPTAEGHLALFITHDGFWKTFAAEAGVGGFPTMAERAARREEVLAAVTEALAGDTAQAWEARLRPLGVPAAAVRTLPEALAATPEAVVTAGDYRLVRSPVRIAGHQPDYRPPPGLGEHDGPVLRGSVESEAVES; encoded by the coding sequence ATGAGCCCCGGGCCGACGGCCGGACCGCTGGCGGGCATCCGTGTCCTGGAGGTCGGCCACATGCTGGCGGGCCCGTACGCCACGATGATGCTCGCCGACCTCGGAGCCGAGGTCACGAAGATCGAGCCGCCCGGTGGGGACATCTCGCGGCAGGTGAGCGACGCCTACTTCGCCAGCCTCAACCGGGGCAAGCGCAGCGTCCGCCTGGACCTGACGACCGCGGCGGGACAGTACCGGCTCGGCGAACTCGCCGCCGACGCACACGCGTTGCTCGTCAACCTCAAACCGTCGGCGATCCACCGGCTGGGGCTGACCTATGAGGCACTGCGGAAGTGGAACGAGCGGATCGTGTGCGTCGCGCTGACCGGCTTCGGGCTGGCCACGGGCGACGAACCCGCCTTCGACTACGTCGTCCAGGCCGCCACCGGAGTCGCCGCGCTCACCGGCGATCCCGACGGACCACCGACGCTGCCCGGCTACTCCGCCGCCGACAACTCGACAGGCCTCACAGCGGCGTTGGGGTTGCTCGCGCAGATCGTCTCCGGTCGCGGCGGTCAAGTCGACGTGTCCCTGCGGGATGTGATGCTGTCGCAGCTCAACTACCGTGCCTCGGCCTACCTCAACGAGGGCACCGAGCCCCGGCGCCTGCCGCTCGGCGCGCACTCGTACTACGTACCGGCGCAGCTCTTCCCCACCGCCGAGGGCCACTTGGCGCTGTTCATCACCCACGACGGGTTCTGGAAGACCTTCGCCGCGGAGGCGGGCGTGGGGGGATTCCCGACCATGGCCGAGCGGGCGGCGCGGCGGGAAGAGGTGCTGGCGGCGGTCACGGAGGCACTGGCCGGTGACACCGCCCAGGCATGGGAAGCCCGCCTGCGGCCCCTGGGCGTACCGGCCGCCGCCGTCCGCACGCTGCCGGAGGCGCTGGCGGCCACACCCGAGGCCGTGGTGACGGCCGGTGACTACCGCCTGGTCCGCAGCCCGGTACGGATCGCGGGCCACCAGCCCGACTACCGGCCGCCCCCCGGGCTGGGCGAGCACGACGGTCCTGTCCTGCGCGGCTCCGTTGAGAGCGAGGCCGTCGAGTCATGA
- a CDS encoding LLM class F420-dependent oxidoreductase, with protein sequence MRVGVMIGPERGDSARKVARMIDDVTWAEQAGLDTAWVPQIPTDFDALTAVALMGARTERIEIGTAVVPLQAQHPIALARQALSAQAATGGRLALGVGPSHHWIVRDMLGLPYERPAAFTRDCLDVLDAALRGPGPVDVENGTFTVHNPLDLGPVGPLPVLIAALGPVMLALAGERADGTVLWMADERAVADHVVPRITKAAEGAGRPAPRVVAGIPVCLCRPTEVDAARERANRILGEAEISPNYQRLLDYGDARDIGDLCAAGDEAAVLARFRRFADAGVTDLSVRLLPIGEGREELVASKRRTREMLAALATEVR encoded by the coding sequence GTGCGGGTCGGTGTGATGATCGGGCCGGAGCGTGGGGACTCCGCGCGCAAGGTCGCGCGGATGATCGACGACGTGACGTGGGCCGAGCAGGCGGGCCTCGACACCGCGTGGGTGCCCCAGATACCCACGGACTTCGACGCGTTGACAGCCGTCGCGCTGATGGGCGCGCGGACCGAACGGATCGAGATCGGGACGGCGGTCGTGCCGCTCCAGGCCCAGCATCCGATCGCCCTCGCCCGGCAGGCGCTGTCCGCTCAGGCGGCGACCGGGGGACGGCTGGCGCTGGGTGTCGGGCCCTCCCATCACTGGATCGTCCGGGACATGCTCGGGCTCCCGTACGAGCGGCCGGCCGCGTTCACCCGTGACTGCCTGGACGTCCTGGACGCGGCGCTGCGCGGCCCCGGCCCGGTCGACGTCGAGAACGGCACCTTCACCGTGCACAACCCCCTCGACCTCGGCCCGGTCGGCCCGCTGCCCGTCCTGATCGCGGCGCTCGGCCCGGTCATGCTGGCTCTCGCGGGCGAGCGTGCCGACGGCACCGTCCTCTGGATGGCCGACGAACGCGCTGTCGCCGACCACGTCGTCCCGCGCATCACCAAGGCCGCCGAGGGCGCGGGCCGCCCGGCACCCCGGGTCGTCGCGGGCATCCCGGTGTGTCTGTGCCGGCCGACGGAGGTCGACGCGGCCCGCGAACGCGCGAACCGCATCCTCGGGGAGGCCGAGATCTCACCCAACTACCAGCGCCTGCTGGACTACGGCGACGCCCGGGACATCGGCGACCTGTGCGCGGCCGGTGACGAGGCGGCCGTCCTGGCCCGGTTCCGCCGCTTCGCCGACGCCGGGGTCACCGACCTGTCGGTACGGCTGCTGCCGATCGGCGAGGGCAGGGAGGAACTGGTCGCCTCCAAGCGCCGAACGCGGGAGATGCTGGCTGCCCTCGCGACGGAAGTGCGATGA
- a CDS encoding class I adenylate-forming enzyme family protein has product MNITMLLEMASSAGDRVVVTADGRSLTASQLLDRARAAAHRFRRRSAVLYLGANHLAHPVALFGAALAGVPFIPLNYRLGEHQLARLLDRHPDALVLHPADLDALLEAGPEKGEGYDAAAPQDQDAVAVVLYTSGTTAEPKAALLRHRHLLAYVFNTQEFGSAEPDAATLVAVPPYHVAGLMNLLTNLYSGRRIVYQSAFEASEWLATVRRERVTHALVVPTMLARIVAEVPDGATAGTPTLRSLAYGGARTPRPVVERALRAFPDTGFVNAYGLTETTSSIAVLGPDDHREALVSDDPAVRERLGSVGRALPGVEIRIRAEEADEPVQAGRTGLVFVRGEQISGEYGGRAAALDGDGWFATRDRGRLDADGYLFIEGRADDTIIRGGENIAPAEIEDVLLTHPGIVEAAVLGLPDPEWGQRIVAVLVGEGDPEEIRAWARERLRSAKTPDTVVFRAELPKTDTGKLLRRTLLADLETTHA; this is encoded by the coding sequence ATGAATATAACCATGCTTCTGGAGATGGCGAGCTCGGCCGGAGACAGGGTGGTGGTGACGGCGGACGGCCGTTCCCTGACCGCCTCGCAGCTGCTGGACCGCGCCCGGGCCGCCGCACACCGCTTCCGGCGCCGTTCGGCCGTCCTCTACCTGGGCGCCAACCATCTCGCCCACCCCGTGGCCCTGTTCGGCGCGGCCCTGGCGGGAGTCCCCTTCATCCCCCTCAACTACCGCCTCGGGGAACACCAGTTGGCCCGGCTCCTTGATCGCCACCCGGATGCCCTGGTGCTGCACCCCGCCGACCTCGACGCACTCCTCGAAGCCGGGCCGGAGAAGGGTGAGGGCTACGACGCGGCAGCCCCGCAGGACCAGGACGCAGTAGCCGTGGTGCTCTACACCAGCGGGACGACGGCCGAGCCCAAGGCAGCCCTCCTGCGCCACCGTCATCTGCTCGCCTACGTTTTCAACACCCAGGAGTTCGGCTCGGCCGAACCCGACGCCGCGACGCTCGTGGCGGTGCCCCCGTACCACGTGGCCGGCCTGATGAACCTGCTGACGAACCTCTACTCGGGGCGCCGGATCGTGTACCAGTCCGCCTTCGAGGCGTCCGAGTGGCTGGCGACCGTCCGACGCGAACGCGTCACCCACGCGCTGGTCGTCCCGACGATGCTGGCCCGCATCGTCGCCGAGGTCCCCGACGGCGCCACGGCCGGGACACCGACGCTGCGCAGCCTGGCGTACGGGGGCGCCCGCACCCCGCGACCCGTCGTCGAACGGGCGCTGCGGGCCTTCCCGGACACCGGTTTCGTGAACGCGTACGGCCTGACCGAGACCACGTCCTCGATCGCCGTGCTCGGCCCCGACGACCATCGCGAGGCACTGGTGTCCGACGATCCGGCGGTGCGTGAACGGCTCGGCTCGGTGGGGCGGGCCCTGCCCGGCGTCGAGATCCGGATCCGCGCCGAGGAAGCCGACGAGCCGGTCCAAGCCGGCCGTACCGGGCTGGTGTTCGTGCGCGGGGAGCAGATCTCCGGTGAGTACGGCGGACGCGCCGCAGCGCTGGACGGCGACGGCTGGTTCGCCACCCGGGACCGGGGGCGGCTCGACGCCGACGGCTATCTGTTCATCGAGGGGCGCGCCGACGACACCATTATCCGCGGCGGCGAGAACATCGCCCCGGCCGAGATCGAGGACGTCCTCCTCACCCATCCCGGCATCGTCGAGGCGGCGGTGCTCGGGCTGCCCGACCCCGAATGGGGGCAGCGGATCGTCGCCGTGCTCGTCGGGGAGGGCGACCCGGAGGAGATCCGTGCCTGGGCCAGGGAACGCCTGCGCTCCGCCAAGACGCCCGACACCGTCGTCTTCCGCGCCGAACTGCCGAAGACCGACACCGGAAAGCTGCTGCGCCGCACCCTGCTCGCCGACCTGGAGACCACCCATGCCTGA
- a CDS encoding VOC family protein has translation MRGEDQFHLGIVAEDFEETLAGLSAAFGYGWCAEITGPLTVTLPTGEAEVRLSCVYSRTSPRLEILRSIPGTLWEAAPGGGVHHVGYWSDDVGADCAGLAGLGYTVEASRIGSSGSDFAFLRGPGGVLVELVDWAAQPMLEKFWADGGSGT, from the coding sequence ATGAGAGGCGAGGACCAGTTCCATCTCGGCATCGTCGCCGAGGACTTCGAGGAGACACTGGCCGGCCTGTCGGCGGCGTTCGGATACGGGTGGTGCGCGGAGATCACCGGCCCGCTGACCGTGACCCTGCCGACCGGCGAGGCCGAGGTGCGGCTCAGCTGCGTCTACTCGCGGACCTCACCCCGGCTGGAGATCCTGCGCAGCATCCCCGGCACGCTCTGGGAGGCGGCGCCCGGCGGGGGAGTCCATCACGTCGGCTACTGGTCCGACGACGTTGGCGCGGACTGCGCCGGACTCGCCGGCCTCGGATACACGGTCGAGGCGTCCCGCATCGGCTCCTCCGGGTCCGACTTCGCCTTCCTGCGCGGTCCGGGCGGAGTCCTCGTGGAACTCGTGGACTGGGCGGCACAGCCGATGCTGGAGAAGTTCTGGGCCGACGGAGGGAGCGGAACATGA
- a CDS encoding SDR family NAD(P)-dependent oxidoreductase, with product MSGAGGSLTGKVAFVAGASRGIGRTVAVALSEAGASVAVAARSEEEGRLPGTIHSVADGITKAGGRALAVPCDVSSEQSVEAAVAATVAEFGGIDILIANAGVLWLGPVESTPLKRWQLCLDVNLTGVFLVTRAVIPYVRERGGGSLVAVTTTGVGTTDRGANAYWVSKAAVERLYLGLAGDLRADNIAVNCLAPSRIVLTEGWQAAGGGREIPPEMVEPPEAMGRAAVLLAGQDAGGITGTVQRSESVG from the coding sequence GTGAGCGGCGCCGGTGGTTCGTTGACGGGAAAGGTCGCGTTCGTCGCCGGGGCCAGCCGGGGCATCGGGCGAACGGTCGCCGTCGCCCTGTCGGAGGCCGGGGCGTCGGTGGCGGTGGCCGCCCGCTCCGAGGAGGAGGGCCGGCTGCCGGGGACGATCCACTCGGTCGCCGACGGCATCACCAAGGCGGGCGGGCGGGCGCTCGCCGTGCCCTGCGACGTCAGCAGCGAGCAGTCGGTGGAGGCTGCCGTGGCGGCGACCGTCGCCGAGTTCGGCGGTATCGACATCCTGATCGCCAACGCCGGGGTGCTGTGGCTCGGCCCGGTCGAGTCCACGCCCCTGAAACGCTGGCAGTTGTGCCTGGACGTCAATCTGACGGGCGTCTTCCTCGTCACCAGGGCCGTGATCCCTTACGTCCGGGAACGCGGCGGCGGTTCGCTGGTCGCCGTGACGACCACCGGGGTCGGGACGACCGACCGGGGTGCCAACGCGTACTGGGTGTCCAAGGCCGCCGTGGAGCGCCTCTACCTCGGGCTCGCCGGGGACCTGCGGGCCGACAACATCGCCGTCAACTGCCTGGCCCCGTCCCGGATCGTCCTGACGGAGGGGTGGCAGGCGGCGGGCGGCGGCCGGGAGATCCCGCCGGAGATGGTGGAGCCGCCGGAGGCGATGGGCCGGGCCGCGGTGCTGCTGGCCGGGCAGGACGCGGGCGGGATCACGGGGACCGTGCAGCGCTCGGAGTCGGTCGGCTGA
- a CDS encoding SDR family NAD(P)-dependent oxidoreductase — protein MQISGSSAVVVGGAGGLGEATVRRLHGAGAKVVVADLADDRGKALEQELGVRYVRTDATSEDDVLAALAEAESAGPLRISVDCHGGPASGGRLLGRDGTPISLDGFRKTIDVYLTGVFNVLRLAAAAIAKQEPGEDGGRGVIVNTASIAAYEGQIGQLPYAAAKGGVVSMTLVAARDLSPLGVRVVTIAPGTFLTPAYGKAGDQLEAYWGPQVPHPRRMGRSPEYAALVEHICENGYLNGEVIRLDGALRFPPK, from the coding sequence ATGCAGATCAGTGGCAGCTCAGCAGTCGTCGTCGGTGGGGCGGGAGGCCTGGGCGAGGCCACCGTCCGCCGGTTGCACGGAGCCGGAGCGAAGGTGGTCGTCGCCGACCTCGCCGACGACAGGGGCAAGGCGCTGGAGCAGGAGCTCGGCGTGCGCTACGTACGGACGGACGCCACCAGCGAGGACGATGTCCTGGCGGCGCTCGCCGAGGCGGAGTCGGCCGGCCCGCTGCGGATCTCGGTGGACTGCCACGGCGGCCCGGCGAGCGGCGGCAGGCTGCTCGGCAGGGACGGCACACCGATCAGCCTCGACGGCTTCCGGAAGACCATCGACGTCTATCTGACGGGCGTCTTCAACGTGCTGCGCCTGGCCGCCGCCGCCATCGCCAAGCAGGAGCCCGGAGAAGACGGCGGCCGGGGGGTCATCGTCAACACCGCCTCGATCGCCGCGTACGAGGGCCAGATCGGCCAACTCCCCTACGCGGCGGCCAAGGGCGGGGTCGTGAGCATGACGCTGGTGGCCGCCCGTGACCTGTCCCCGCTCGGCGTCCGGGTCGTCACCATCGCACCGGGCACCTTCCTGACACCGGCCTACGGCAAGGCCGGCGACCAGTTGGAGGCCTACTGGGGTCCCCAGGTTCCGCATCCCCGGCGGATGGGCCGCTCCCCCGAGTACGCGGCGCTCGTCGAGCACATCTGCGAGAACGGCTATCTCAACGGCGAGGTCATCCGCCTCGACGGAGCGCTCAGGTTCCCGCCCAAGTGA
- a CDS encoding SDR family oxidoreductase, whose translation MNTVGIATGAGRGMGLACARRLAGTVDTLLLVDRDEETVTAAAKELGDTGGGAAVEPFVLDITDRDGLARLAARTAGAGTLRAVAHAAGISPTMADWRTIFAVDLVGTARLAEALRPLATDGTALVCFASMAPLLGGLEADPAVAAVLDDPLDDAFLDRLHDALGPSVEDSGTAYAWAKHGVHRLVRREALRLGPLGARVCSVSPGVIDTPQGRQEAANQPTMDALVRRSATGRPGRAEEVAAGVAFLLSAEASFITGIDLLIDGGACAAVRGGAGR comes from the coding sequence ATGAACACCGTGGGCATCGCCACGGGCGCCGGGCGCGGTATGGGACTGGCGTGCGCGCGGCGCCTGGCCGGCACGGTGGACACACTGCTGCTCGTCGACCGGGACGAGGAGACCGTGACAGCGGCGGCGAAGGAACTGGGAGATACCGGCGGGGGCGCGGCCGTCGAGCCGTTCGTCCTCGACATCACCGACCGGGACGGCCTGGCCCGGCTCGCCGCCCGCACCGCCGGGGCCGGCACTCTGCGCGCCGTCGCCCACGCCGCCGGCATCTCGCCCACGATGGCCGACTGGCGAACCATTTTCGCGGTCGACCTGGTGGGCACGGCGCGGCTCGCCGAGGCCCTGCGCCCGCTCGCCACGGACGGCACGGCGCTGGTGTGCTTCGCCTCGATGGCCCCGCTCCTCGGCGGCCTCGAAGCTGATCCTGCCGTCGCCGCCGTCCTGGACGACCCGCTCGACGACGCCTTCCTCGACCGGCTCCACGACGCCCTGGGACCGTCCGTCGAGGACAGCGGCACCGCCTACGCCTGGGCCAAACACGGGGTACACCGTCTCGTCCGGCGGGAGGCGCTGCGGCTCGGCCCGCTCGGCGCCCGTGTCTGCTCGGTCTCGCCCGGTGTCATCGACACTCCGCAGGGCAGGCAGGAGGCGGCGAACCAGCCGACCATGGACGCGCTCGTACGCCGGTCCGCGACCGGCCGCCCGGGCCGCGCCGAGGAGGTCGCCGCCGGGGTCGCCTTCCTGCTCTCGGCGGAGGCGAGCTTCATCACGGGCATCGACCTCCTGATCGACGGCGGCGCCTGCGCGGCGGTGCGAGGCGGGGCGGGGCGGTAG
- a CDS encoding methylmalonyl-CoA mutase family protein codes for MTQPDETASGIPLQAVYGPADRGADPPDPGDYPFTRGNYATGYRGRLWTLRQYSGFGTPEESNRRYRYLLDQGGTGLSVALDLPTQCGYDSDDPEVTEEVGRVGVALDTLADAEILFEDIPLDRISTSFTINGTAAILLAFYVAAAERKGVPRAKLTGTIQNDILKEYASRGTWIWPAQPSLRLIADTIEFCAAEVPRFNAISVAGSHFRDAGANAVQEMAFTLADGVTYVDTVLERGRMTVDQFAPQISFFFYTHGDFFEEIAKYRAGRRRWATIVRERYGATTDKASMFRFGCVAGGASLYAPQAQNNTVRVAYEALASVLGGVQSMFTAAWDEPFALPSEESATLALRTQQILAHETGVTRVADPLGGSYFVEALTDATEARIVEIMDDLERYGGMVRAIEDGYLQGLIADEAYQLHLAVEAGTRPVVGVNRFVSDEPPPDLTTYELDAEGRDRQLKRLADVKATRDAALVREQLARLARAADGTENLMPVLIDCANAYCTVGEMVAALKAVWGEFQQPVVF; via the coding sequence ATGACACAACCGGACGAGACCGCTTCAGGCATCCCGCTCCAGGCGGTCTACGGACCCGCCGACCGGGGCGCCGACCCGCCCGACCCCGGTGACTACCCCTTCACACGCGGCAACTACGCCACCGGCTACCGGGGACGGCTGTGGACGCTGCGCCAGTACTCCGGTTTCGGGACACCCGAGGAGTCCAACCGCCGCTACCGCTATCTCCTCGACCAGGGCGGTACGGGACTGTCGGTCGCGCTGGACCTGCCCACGCAGTGCGGCTACGACTCGGACGACCCCGAGGTGACCGAGGAGGTCGGCCGCGTCGGCGTCGCCCTCGACACCCTCGCCGACGCGGAGATCCTCTTCGAGGACATCCCCCTCGACCGGATCAGCACCAGCTTCACCATCAACGGCACCGCGGCGATCCTCCTCGCCTTCTACGTCGCCGCCGCCGAACGCAAGGGCGTGCCGCGCGCGAAACTCACCGGCACGATCCAGAACGACATCCTCAAGGAGTACGCGTCCAGGGGTACTTGGATCTGGCCCGCCCAGCCGTCCCTGCGGCTGATCGCCGACACCATCGAGTTCTGCGCCGCCGAGGTACCCCGGTTCAACGCGATCTCGGTCGCCGGCTCGCACTTCCGCGACGCGGGCGCCAACGCCGTGCAGGAGATGGCGTTCACGCTCGCCGACGGGGTGACGTACGTCGACACGGTGCTGGAGCGCGGCCGGATGACGGTCGATCAGTTCGCCCCGCAGATCTCCTTCTTCTTCTACACCCACGGCGATTTCTTCGAGGAGATCGCCAAGTACCGTGCGGGACGCAGGCGTTGGGCCACCATCGTCAGGGAGAGGTACGGCGCCACGACCGACAAGGCGTCGATGTTCCGCTTCGGCTGCGTGGCCGGCGGGGCCTCCCTGTACGCGCCCCAGGCGCAGAACAACACCGTCCGAGTGGCGTACGAGGCGCTGGCCTCCGTTCTCGGCGGCGTCCAGTCGATGTTCACGGCCGCCTGGGACGAACCGTTCGCGCTGCCCAGCGAGGAGTCGGCGACCCTGGCCCTGCGCACCCAGCAGATCCTCGCCCACGAGACCGGCGTGACCCGCGTCGCGGACCCGCTCGGGGGCTCGTACTTCGTCGAGGCGCTCACCGACGCGACCGAGGCGCGGATCGTCGAGATCATGGACGATCTGGAGCGGTACGGCGGCATGGTCCGCGCCATCGAGGACGGCTACCTGCAAGGGCTCATCGCCGACGAGGCCTACCAGCTGCACCTGGCCGTCGAGGCGGGCACCCGCCCGGTCGTCGGGGTCAACCGGTTCGTGTCGGACGAACCGCCGCCGGACCTGACGACCTACGAACTGGACGCGGAGGGCCGCGACCGGCAGCTGAAGCGCCTCGCCGACGTGAAGGCCACCCGGGACGCCGCCCTCGTGCGGGAGCAACTGGCCCGGCTGGCGCGCGCGGCGGACGGGACGGAGAACCTGATGCCCGTACTGATCGACTGCGCCAACGCCTACTGCACGGTGGGGGAGATGGTCGCCGCGCTGAAGGCGGTCTGGGGCGAGTTCCAGCAGCCGGTGGTGTTCTGA